The DNA window AAACGCCATTTCCTGAATGAGTAACGGTGCAACTGACGGCTTCAAATATCATCAACACAAGCTTCAATGCGCTCCACAAAAATCTTCCTTAAGTACTCGACACAGAAAGACACATCATTACGTTTCAGCCTCCTAAACTCTGATGCTGCGTCTGAAGCTGGAATAACACCTGTTCTCGTACTTACCTGAGACAGCGCTCCCACTGAGACACACCTGGACAACAGGCTGGCAGCTGGAGTCACCGAGAACAGAGACAAATCCCGCTGATGCATCTGAAACACACGGACATCATCTGAAGCACAGAAACCAGTCAGTCTTCTTTCACTCTGAAACTCCGAGCCTCTTATGGCACCTGGACCAGGTGTTGAAACCTGAACCTTTAATGTGCTGCACAGGAGCCGCACTGAGGACCGGACCCTACCGGAATCAGAACCCTGCTGGGTTTCCTCCTTGTAGCTCCGTGTGCTGAGGCACAGACGACCAACCTGTAAATCTCCAGATTTCTAAACTTTGGTGACGCTTCCAGCTGGGACttgaaaacagctttaaaaggGCGTTCTTTTACGGACACGTCGGCTCCGTTACGCCGCCTCTGGCTGGATCGTTAAACATAAACAAATCGGTGTCAGCTTGGATATTTTTCTTACCGTTAAAACCGGAAAGTCTCTCCTTTCAACCGAACAAACCGAACCCCAACGGAGCCCGCCGGATGGTTTCAGCGGCTGCTCTTCTTCTGCTAAAATGTTTGGCCGCTTTAATCCCGCTGGTTGCATCAGCGACTCCTCAGGACGCAAAGAAAACTGCAACaatatttacagaaaaactgtttaaactCTTTATTTTTGACAcgctggctttttttttttttttttttttagatatgatgacttttaaaaaaatttttttttttttttttttataaaagcaaTCAAAACCTTATACAAAGGCAACAATAGCTCAGTGAAACTGCCCTACGGTAATTCACCCAGATTGGAGATTAAGAGAGGAATTCGTCAGGGCTGTCCCATCTCTCCTCACCGCTTTTTACTAGTAGGCCAAGTTCTCAACCTTTTAACAACCCAACATCAGTTTAAGGGTATTAGCTTTGATGGTagacaaataaaaatatcacagcTAGCTGATGATACTGCTTTTTTCTTAGAAAGCAAAAAATAAGTCTTCCCAGCATTATCCATCATTAGAGAACTTTCTGGAAACTCTGGCTTAAACCTTAACTTAAACAAGTGTGAAATTCTTGCTCTAAAAAACATCACTAATACAGAAATATACCATATCCCAGTCAGACATACAGTTAGATATCTGGGAATTACAATCTCAATGGATGAGAAGAAATTAATGGCAGATAATATAGACCCAGTTATTTCATCTATTCAAAAGAAATTTAACTCTTGGTTGGCCAGAGATTATCTCTCTGTGTCAGAGTATTATTGAGCAAAGCAGAAGGCCTATTGAGGGCATCGTACGTCTTCTGGTGTCTTGAAGTCTTGAAACATAAAACATCCTGTCTGGACAgaattctttttcattttatctgGAGAAATGAGCCACACaaggttaagaaaaaaaattatgtctGTTGTTACCAGAGAGCGGTCTTAACATCTTAGATTTTGCATCATTTAaccaaattattaaaattaattggATCAAAAGATTCCCGAAAGACCCAGATAGTATGTGGAACATGAGTCCAAACTTCTTATTTAAAAGAGTTGGTGgtattaatgtttttattaatgtgccCTTTTGCTGTTGGTAAACTGCCAATCAAACTGTCCAACTTTCATAAACAAGCTCTCCTGTGCTGGTCCCTCCTTTACAAGAGCAACTACTCTCCCCACATGGAACAATGTCAacatcacacacagaaacaaatcatTATTTTTTGAAAATTGGTTCAGAAACAACATCCTGTAAAACAACTTCTTAATTCTGGAGGGCTTCCATATTCCTATGGGAATTTTGGACAGAAATACAGAGTTCCTGTCTCCCAAAAGAAGCACAGTACTGTAATAAATGCACTGTCATCTGGCATCATGTCTCTGTCACGATGCAGTACAGATTTATGTGACTCTGTTACTTTAAATAACTTTAACATCACGGCTGAAGGCGTCTCCATCTTGGACAAAAAGTTCAACAACACCTTCATCagaaagtctctctctctctcccagatCAGGAACAGCAGTCAAACACAAATGGATTGAACAAACAACTGAGGACAGAATATGGCACTCTGTTTTTATAAATATGTGTTGCCCAACAAGATTAAAGAACTGttatttaaaattatacatAAATATTACCCACTGAATTCTGTTATTTGTAAATATATCCCTGGTATTGCAGTCAAATGTTCTTTTTGTAGCTACATGGTGGAAAGTCTAGAACACGTATTTGTTCAGTGTATGCATGTGATCCTGTTTCCAGGTAGCACTAAAAGCATACTTTGGTAAAGAAATTGTATTTAGACAGCATGACATATTATTGTTCTTTTTCAATTTCCGTTATTCCAGCAATGAACAATATATTGTCAATTTGTCCTAGCCAAATTTTACATACATaaaatgaaatttttaaaaaagaataccCTTCTATTCAGTTTTTAAGCGAACAGATCTGaacttatattttaaaaaattgtcacatttgaaaatttaaagtaaaaaatttattaaaactATTGACctatacaaaaaatacaaagttATGTCTCATTAAGCAATCCTCTTGGTAgagttcatgttttgtttttgttcttttataaTTGTACTGTATACTCTATGCCTTATACCTATCTACCTCTACATGACCGTATATGGTTATTTTGTAATGTCATATTGTTTACAGAATAATATtgtaaatctttaattcaaagtttaatttaaaaaaaacaaaacaaaacatcaaacttCTCCTCTGCTGAGGTCGCAGCCTGCTGACGTCACTCTGAAGCCGAGTGAAATctgccagcaggtggcagcactGCAGCTCTGAGCGGATTGaccaccaaagaagaagaagctgcgcAGCGGCAGCAGGGCGGTTgcttttcttcactttctgcTCATCTTCATGTTTTTTACTCCTTTTATCGGACTCATTTCATCACAACATCTGCGCACGCGGTTGGAGCGCGACAGGCTGTCTACGTAAGTAAGCAGAGCCGTTTCCGGTCGGGTCAGCTGTGAGCAGGttgaaggtgggggtgggggtggggggcttaatgtttactgtgtttacagtgaggGCGAAGCGGGCCGATCAGACTGCTGACGGGGTATGCGTCACCTCTCAGGTTAACTCGTGACTCACCTTTACCTGCTGTGACAGCTGAGTGTTAGCCTGCTGctaacaacacaaacaacaacctGTCAGAGAGCGAGAGACTGCCTGTCCCTCTGCCTGCCCTCCTTAAATAACTCTTCAAGTCCATCTTAAAGCTGAAGCCGCTGTTACGGGATGAATCTGGAAACCCTCAGTTAGGAGGGTTTGGGGACCCCTGGGGTGAGTGCGGGGAACTGCAGGAGTGTTTAACGCTGCAGACAAGGAAGAGGAGGCTTTTGCACAGGTGCGGTTACAGAGCTCAGGCTTGGACAGTAATGCATTTTGCACATTGTTGTAGAAACAACTAGTTTATTCAGCTAATAAGCAGCTCAGTGTCTTCCCTCTTTGGTTGATGTGAAATTATTTGCAAAGGCGGTTTAGGACCATCCAGGGTAAATAAATAAGGGGCGGGGCAAGGAGTATAAGAATGATCAAATTTACAAGATTAAAGATGGTAAGGAAAAACAATATTTAGAAGAAATCATAAATTCAGGGGAAGCCTGCCTGTCAGAGTGCTGCTCAGTGGGGTGTAGTTATTAGTGATGGAAATGGTTTGTATGTTATGGTAGTCTGACCTGATGTTTCTCCTGTTAGTTAGCTGTGGATTATTAATTGTGGTCTTAATGTAAATGAGTTAAGCCAGCTCCCCTCTCTGTAATAAAGCTCATTTATTCTGGTGGAAAACCACATTGGTACGGCGGTGCATGAAAAACTTAAACCCTGCATGAAGCGAAGAGCGGCATGCGGCACAGCACGGGTTCAAACTCTTCTCCGCAGCTCAGGAAAGAATCAGTGATTTCAACCCAAACTCTGAACATTATGTCGCTCAGAACTGCTCAGCTGAGCAGCATCACGGTGGCTGTTTGTGGAAacaaagcacatttgtgagctcACCAGCAGCCTGCGCAGAGGGTTTTCTCTAAATagtcactttgtttttcagtcaggCTGCAGCGTCTGcatgctctgctgctgtttaaatCTCACCAATAAACACATTCACAGGTGTGTGAGCGAAGACACCTGAGAGACTGCAGGGATTCACCGTGTGATCTCATTAACACCgattgaggaggaggagcgctGGTAAAGCTGTCAGCTGATCCATCAGCCTGTCTGGAAGGAGGTCCGGTGGACGGACAGGTGGCTGCAGGTGCAGATGGGGAACAGCGCGCTGAAGTCACACCTGGAGACCTCCCAGAAAACGGGAGTGTTTCAGCTGACAGGCAAAGGTCTGCAAGAGGTAAGAGAAGCAAGAGTTTAATGCACGTGTGCTGCAGGGATTTCACCTGCACAGAAAGATTTAAGCATCTACTTTACGAGTCAGAAGATTCTGTTCTAGGGAACCTGAGCTTCTTTGGGCAGTTCAGAGAGGGAGTTATTACAGTGTGACACCAATCTTTATGAGGTCCTGATCATAATGAGCTTAGCCCATAAAGAAAAGAGGACAAACAGAGTTACCTGCCCTGGTCTTGGTCTGGTTTCAGTTTccagaggagctgcagaggcTCACGGCTAACCTGAGGACGGTGGATCTGTCCGGTAACAGGATTGAGGTCCTTCCTTCCGCCATTGGAAACTTCCTGCAGCTCAAGAGTCTTACACTCAACTCCAACCGGCTCAGTGAGTGTTTGACCCGCAGCAGGcaggacaggaaacaggaagtcacaCTTTTACACATTAAAAGCCTGTTTGAAGAATTAAAGCCTCATGTTTTCCAAAGAACAATCAGATTCCTGTTTCAGCACTTGATTTGCTCTTTGGAttgcttttttttactttaatttagggttaaatatatttcaaaatCCTTAAATTCtgcatttctttagattttccTCAGAATCCAAATTCCGGGTCAGGTTTAGCTGCAGAGCAAACCAGATCCACCGCAACCCTCAGACCTGTTTGACCCTTTTGTGTTCTGGTTCTGTTTTCAGCCGGCATTCCTGCTGAGATCAGCAAACTGAAGAAGCTGGAGACCCTGAGTCTGAACGGGAACCGGATCCAGCAGCTGACCCCCACTCTGGGCCAGCTCAAAGCCCTGCGGACCCTCAACCTGTCCGGGAACCAGATCTCAGAGTTCCCCTCCATACTGGGAACCCTCAGGCAGCTGGACCTGCTGGACTTGTCCCGAAACAAGATCCAGAATGTCCCCGCAGAGGTGTCTGAGCTGCAGGCCATTGAGATCAACCTCAACCAGAACCAGGTACCACAGAACCAGGATTCTCAGTCACTATCAACAAAGAATCAGAACCAGGCAGAAGCTCAGGTGtagagtgaaaagaaaaagaaatctgaaGTAAATACAACAGTGAACTATGAACCTGTGCTGTTTGTTCATCTAATATTAATAATCAGTTGTCAGTCACTCCACATGACTTCTCCTTCACTGTTCATCCACAGAGTTCTCAGGAGGTTCTGACAAACCAGACCCATGTCAGTCAGATGTCTGATGGTGTTCTGCTGTACTAACCCGGTTTTCTCCCCTCGGTCCAGATCTCAGTGCTGTCGGCAGAAGTCTCCCGTTGTCCCCGTCTGAAAGTCCTCCGCCTGGAGGAGAACTGCCTGGAGTTGTCATCCATCCCTCAGTCCATCCTCTCAGAATCGCAGGTGTCTCTTTTCTCCGTGGAGGGAAACCTGTTCGAGGTGAAGAGGCTCCGAGATCTGGATGGATACGATAAGGTCAGTGCTGCAGTCTGAGATCAGATCAAGCCCAAGACTGCGAGTCCTCCACTGTCTCTGGTGGTTCTAATGAGCCATCAGAGACTGCAGTGCTCCCCTCTGATGCTCTATGCTCCTCTGGCGCTTCTCTGTGCTCCCCTCTGACACTCTCTGATGCTCTGTGCTGCTCCTCTGTGCTCCCCTCTGGGGCTCGTCTGTGCTCCCCTCCGACACCTCTCTGTGCTCCCATCTGATGCTCTCTGATGCTCCTCTGTGATACCCTCTGACGTTCTGAtgctgtttttcctcctcagtaTATGGAACGTTTCACGGCCACGAAGAAGAAGTTCGCATGAGGACCCTTGATAGTGACCGGCGAGGATCACCTGGAGGTGAAGCTTCGCCCTTCGTACCCCTGCACCTCCTACAGCTGCTTCTTCTGCTAGAAAACAGACTTCAGCAGCCGGGACTCCTCAcagcctccccccccccccgagacGCAATCATGCAGAGTGACAGTCACCATGGAGACAGGACTGACTTCACACAATCGAAGAAGAGGGCTGGTGCCATGTATGTTTGACTGTATGAAACTTTATTGTTCACTCAGTGACAGACAGAAAAGACCTGCAGCAAACAACGGAAACGTTTCACCAAAGTTTAGCTAACTTATAGAAACTCATTCTAATTTACTTTGTAAAATAATGTTAGCAGCGTGTTTAttgattatgattattattattattattaacagttATTAAACTTTTAAAGATGTCTAaaacagaggtgtgtgtgtgtgtgtgagtgtgtgtgtgcgcgcgcacgcgcgcgcgcgtgtgtgtttgcgtacgtacatacgtgtgtgtgtgtgtgtgtgtgggggggggtgcgGGCGGGGGGTTAACAGATGCCCTCCTGATGTTTGGAAAGTGATCAGTTTGGAAGTTTCCAGATATTTTTCTATGTCTGATCAGCTGTTTCCTGAATTCTAATCAATGTAGTGAAGAAACACATCAGCTGATCAATAATAAACACAGTGGTCCTTTAAGTCTAACAGATCATCACTCAGCTGATTTGTCAATGTCTGAGCCTCTGTGAGCAAATAAAAtcagtcatttattttaatgaagtCTGGTGCACACCAGGAAGTTCATTGTCTAAGCTGCTGAAACATTTCTCTGAGCAGCTTCTATTTCAATGCTGTAAATGCAACACATTAAGGGCTGTTTAACTTCAGCTTGGAGTCAGTCACCATCATAACAGACTGTGACTCTAACCTGCTCGCTGGAAAGTTTTCTTCAGCGAACTGtgtctctgactccgcccctcctgctgcagctgaaacacCTGTCTGAcgctcccattcatttcctcattcatagtCATTGTCAGAgcatcagaggagcgaattcatccgcaggtgtttctacaagcactgaaatcccagttagacgttctTTTAACATGAGCACCTTTACAGTCGGTCACTCATCAACAGGTTGATGGAGAcagtgatgacatcacagatctataatCACTCAGGATCAAATCTACAGTCTCCATCTTTCTGACTGAGTGCAGTAATGCAGCTGCAGTACTGCACTCAGTCAGAAAGATGGTGTAGTATCTGTAGTATCACTGTTTCCATCACTGATCTGTATGAAGCTTTAGATGCAGAACGcactgatcaatgatcgatcattgatcaTGCTGTAAAAGGTCACTGatagaaaaatgtctggatcttggagatgatgtgaatgtttgagtgaagatgaggctgaatgtatttaatgacattttgaaAGTTCTGCCTGAAATTCAGAGAATGAATcttgacatattttccactgaaaatcatggAAATCAGTCTCAGTCGGCTCACCCAGAACCAGATCCACCTGAAGGGATCAAAGGCTCCGTAATGGATCAGAAACCAtgtccgagtccacctgcacaCCAGGAGAACCAAACGGATCTGGATCACGGATCAGGAtcaggtccagatccagttcaggctccagtcatttcccagctcatcccattcggatctgttcataatggcttcattttcctgACACGATCTTAATTCTTTCTTTAAAGTATCCCATCCTCCCAAACctgcactgaaatatttaaaatctataaagctgagactttTCTGATAACATGAAACAATGATTGActtctgacctttaacagtaactcagtgaaacatcttttctgtggctgtcagagccgtcatctatcagtgaagctgatcagATTAGAAATGGTTACACtggaacattaaagcagtttttctatGAATCTCATGAAGCATTTTTATGCAGTAGcagcagaaataataaaatcctccattaaaa is part of the Archocentrus centrarchus isolate MPI-CPG fArcCen1 chromosome 22, fArcCen1, whole genome shotgun sequence genome and encodes:
- the lrrc57 gene encoding leucine-rich repeat-containing protein 57, with translation MGNSALKSHLETSQKTGVFQLTGKGLQEFPEELQRLTANLRTVDLSGNRIEVLPSAIGNFLQLKSLTLNSNRLTGIPAEISKLKKLETLSLNGNRIQQLTPTLGQLKALRTLNLSGNQISEFPSILGTLRQLDLLDLSRNKIQNVPAEVSELQAIEINLNQNQISVLSAEVSRCPRLKVLRLEENCLELSSIPQSILSESQVSLFSVEGNLFEVKRLRDLDGYDKYMERFTATKKKFA